The following proteins are co-located in the Chryseobacterium daecheongense genome:
- a CDS encoding OmpA family protein, with protein MKFNKTYIAGLFLSSTLLLSSCEAVQNSNHQQRGTAVGVASGAVLGGILGNNVGKGGNGALGAVLGGIIGGVAGNVIGNKMDKQAKEIKETLPGAEVERVGDGIKVTMNESIVNFAFDSSNLTSVAQTNLDKLAQVLANNPDTNINIYGHTDSVGKDAYNMALSQRRADAVKAYLAGKGIASGRMFTKGEGKNMPVASNDTEEGRAKNRRVEFAITANEKMINEAKQGK; from the coding sequence ATGAAATTTAATAAAACATATATCGCAGGTCTTTTCCTATCATCAACATTATTGTTGTCTAGTTGTGAAGCAGTTCAGAATTCTAACCACCAGCAAAGAGGTACAGCAGTAGGTGTTGCATCGGGAGCTGTACTTGGAGGTATCTTAGGTAACAACGTAGGTAAAGGAGGAAACGGAGCTTTAGGAGCTGTATTAGGTGGTATTATTGGTGGTGTTGCAGGTAACGTTATCGGTAACAAAATGGATAAGCAGGCTAAAGAAATTAAAGAAACTTTACCTGGTGCTGAAGTAGAAAGAGTAGGAGATGGTATTAAAGTGACGATGAATGAAAGTATAGTAAACTTTGCATTCGATTCATCTAACCTTACCTCTGTAGCTCAGACCAACCTTGATAAATTAGCTCAGGTATTGGCCAATAACCCAGACACGAACATCAATATCTACGGACACACAGATAGCGTTGGTAAAGATGCTTATAATATGGCCCTTTCTCAGAGAAGAGCAGATGCGGTTAAAGCATATTTAGCAGGTAAAGGAATCGCTTCAGGCAGAATGTTTACGAAAGGAGAAGGTAAAAATATGCCTGTAGCTAGCAATGATACAGAAGAAGGAAGAGCTAAAAACAGAAGGGTAGAGTTTGCCATTACAGCCAATGAAAAAATGATTAATGAAGCCAAACAAGGCAAGTAA
- a CDS encoding decaprenyl-phosphate phosphoribosyltransferase — MKKYLKLLRVEQWVKNLFVFVPLFFSGNIKNLDLLTKSIFAFVIFSLAASMVYILNDYNDIEADRRHPEKRRRPLASGAISKSKAIGILIGLAITDIFLVLFAQFYFEQLLWKFATIIAFYFVMNLAYTFRLKHVPIIDIFIIATGFVLRVLAGGYITGISISQWAILLTFVLALVLAIGKRRGELINAQVSGKTRRALDGYNVQFADIALSISVTLAIMCYLMFTLSPEVQAKFHERVFYTVIFVVFAFLRYLQQTLVYNRTESPTKIVYRDRYIQVTLLLWVATFLIQIYFKK, encoded by the coding sequence ATGAAGAAATATCTTAAACTGCTGCGTGTAGAACAATGGGTAAAAAATTTATTTGTTTTTGTGCCATTATTTTTTTCCGGCAATATCAAAAACCTTGACCTGCTTACCAAGAGTATTTTTGCTTTTGTTATCTTTTCCCTTGCTGCCAGCATGGTTTATATTCTGAATGATTACAATGATATAGAGGCAGATCGAAGGCATCCTGAAAAAAGAAGAAGACCGCTGGCGAGTGGTGCTATCTCTAAATCAAAAGCTATAGGAATTTTAATAGGGCTCGCAATCACAGATATTTTCCTTGTTCTTTTTGCTCAGTTCTATTTCGAGCAGCTTCTCTGGAAATTTGCAACCATTATTGCATTTTATTTTGTAATGAATCTTGCTTATACATTCAGGTTGAAGCATGTTCCTATTATTGATATTTTTATCATAGCCACAGGGTTTGTATTAAGGGTTCTTGCAGGAGGTTACATTACCGGAATCAGTATTTCACAGTGGGCTATACTGCTTACATTTGTTCTGGCATTGGTATTGGCGATAGGAAAAAGAAGAGGTGAATTAATCAATGCGCAGGTTTCGGGTAAGACGAGACGTGCTCTGGACGGTTATAACGTACAGTTTGCCGATATAGCACTGTCTATTTCTGTTACATTGGCCATTATGTGTTATTTAATGTTTACACTGTCACCGGAGGTACAGGCAAAATTTCATGAAAGGGTTTTTTATACCGTTATTTTTGTAGTATTTGCCTTTCTCAGATACCTGCAGCAGACTCTAGTGTATAACAGAACGGAATCCCCTACAAAAATAGTGTACAGGGACAGGTATATACAGGTTACCTTACTATTGTGGGTTGCAACATTTTTAATTCAAATTTATTTTAAAAAATGA
- a CDS encoding lipocalin family protein — MKKLLLAGMLGTSLFAVSCSSVKNAQTSQNQKSDFLKIKGDWEIVSIDYDKGFKIKPFDEGADAQCFVGSHWRLIPNNYTGAYTLSGGGSCPSLTQPIKFEVKNGNTFMFKKIATGTKAKQNTVGYSLNLINQSTDQFSLEQNVPFDGSTVRVVYNFQRTGVK; from the coding sequence ATGAAAAAGTTACTACTTGCAGGAATGTTGGGAACATCACTTTTTGCAGTGTCTTGTTCCTCAGTGAAAAATGCACAAACATCACAAAACCAAAAATCTGATTTTTTAAAGATTAAAGGAGATTGGGAGATTGTTAGTATCGATTATGATAAAGGATTTAAAATTAAACCGTTTGATGAAGGAGCAGATGCACAATGTTTCGTAGGAAGTCATTGGAGATTGATTCCCAATAACTATACCGGAGCGTATACTCTAAGCGGAGGTGGTTCATGCCCTAGCCTTACACAGCCAATTAAGTTTGAAGTAAAGAACGGAAATACCTTTATGTTCAAAAAGATTGCTACAGGAACAAAAGCTAAGCAAAATACAGTAGGATATTCTTTAAACCTGATCAACCAATCAACAGATCAGTTTTCCCTTGAACAGAATGTTCCTTTTGACGGAAGCACAGTAAGAGTTGTGTATAATTTCCAGAGAACAGGAGTAAAATAA
- a CDS encoding FAD-binding oxidoreductase, giving the protein MKPNFIQKVTNWGNFPVVEKEMKSEDSFRNIREFVLNHNEVIARGNGRCYGDASLGEHIFSTKKLNKFISFDRLNGIIECESGVLLSDVLEIAVPQGYFLYVTPGTKFVTVGGAIASDVHGKNHHSEGCFSEYVIEFKLMNENGEIITCSRETNSDKFWATIGGMGLTGIILTAKFKLKNIESAYIRQESIKAENLDEIFRLFEESENWTYTVAWIDCLQKGKNIGRSILMRGEHAFQHELPQNMAKSPLRLKKKFQPTVPFYFPGFVLNALTVKIFNLLYYKKQSKKEVKSFIDYETYFYPLDFVTDWNKIYGKSGFIQYQMVIPKDSGKEGMKKILETIANSGNGSFLAVLKLFGKNNEEAYNSFPIEGYTLALDFKVNSKLKKLVKQLDDIVQEFGGRIYLTKDSMSKSSLTNYLKNIQNPKFVSLQHKRIINNNS; this is encoded by the coding sequence ATGAAGCCGAATTTCATACAAAAAGTTACCAATTGGGGCAATTTTCCTGTAGTGGAAAAAGAAATGAAGTCTGAAGACAGCTTCAGAAATATAAGGGAATTTGTATTGAACCATAATGAAGTGATCGCGAGAGGGAATGGGAGATGTTATGGAGATGCTTCATTAGGGGAACATATATTTTCGACAAAAAAACTCAATAAATTTATCAGCTTTGACCGGTTGAATGGTATTATAGAATGCGAATCCGGAGTGCTGCTTTCAGATGTTTTGGAAATAGCTGTTCCGCAAGGATACTTTCTTTATGTAACTCCGGGAACCAAGTTTGTTACTGTTGGAGGTGCCATCGCATCAGATGTACATGGTAAAAACCATCATTCAGAAGGTTGTTTTTCAGAATATGTCATTGAGTTTAAACTCATGAATGAAAATGGGGAGATCATAACATGTTCAAGAGAGACGAATTCAGATAAATTCTGGGCAACTATCGGCGGAATGGGACTTACGGGCATTATTCTGACGGCAAAGTTTAAGCTTAAAAATATAGAATCAGCTTATATTCGCCAGGAAAGTATTAAAGCTGAAAACCTTGATGAAATATTCAGGCTTTTTGAAGAAAGTGAAAACTGGACATATACTGTTGCCTGGATCGATTGCTTACAAAAGGGTAAAAATATTGGAAGGAGCATTTTGATGAGGGGAGAACATGCTTTTCAGCATGAACTTCCTCAGAATATGGCAAAAAGCCCTCTACGGCTTAAGAAAAAGTTTCAACCAACTGTCCCTTTTTATTTTCCGGGCTTTGTTCTGAATGCTTTAACGGTAAAAATATTTAATCTGCTGTATTATAAAAAGCAGTCTAAAAAAGAAGTTAAAAGCTTTATAGATTATGAAACATACTTTTACCCTCTGGATTTTGTTACTGATTGGAATAAAATTTATGGTAAATCAGGTTTTATCCAATATCAGATGGTAATTCCTAAAGACTCCGGAAAGGAGGGGATGAAGAAGATCCTGGAAACCATTGCCAATAGCGGAAACGGATCCTTTCTGGCTGTTTTAAAACTCTTTGGAAAGAATAACGAGGAAGCTTACAACTCATTTCCTATAGAAGGGTACACTTTGGCACTTGATTTTAAAGTAAATTCGAAACTTAAAAAGTTGGTAAAACAGCTTGATGATATTGTTCAGGAATTCGGAGGTAGAATTTATTTGACCAAAGACAGCATGAGTAAATCTTCTTTGACGAATTACCTTAAAAATATTCAAAATCCTAAATTTGTGTCGTTACAGCACAAAAGAATCATAAATAATAATTCATAA